The following are encoded in a window of Haliotis asinina isolate JCU_RB_2024 chromosome 14, JCU_Hal_asi_v2, whole genome shotgun sequence genomic DNA:
- the LOC137261942 gene encoding uncharacterized protein: METLKRHLKANGLTASQGFIHVLLHHGDSRKAVYRAMYGQLIYGGKIAEPGTTLVYPEEIRSVVRERFPDPSAGTYDAQYSDDKSSRHLTLTQMVAHQWRSPPASCALCRKPTSKPY; encoded by the exons ATGGAAACCCTGAAGAGGCATCTGAAGGCAAATGG TCTTACTGCTTCTCAGGGATTCATACATGTTTTGCTGCACCATGGTGACAGTCGCAAAGCTGTGTACAGAGCTATGTATGGACAGCTGATC TATGGGGGAAAGATAGCGGAACCAGGCACTACTCTTGTGTACCCTGAGGAGATCAGATCTGTTGTTCGAGAGCGTTTCCCAGATCCGTCTGCTGGTACATATGATGCACAGTATAGTGATGACAAG AGCTCTCGACACCTGACCTTGACGCAGATGGTGGCACATCAGTGGCGTTCTCCTCCAGCATCATGTGCACTGTGCAGAAAACCTACCTCTAAACCCTACTAA